One genomic window of Coregonus clupeaformis isolate EN_2021a chromosome 12, ASM2061545v1, whole genome shotgun sequence includes the following:
- the LOC123492049 gene encoding musculoskeletal embryonic nuclear protein 1-like, which translates to MDWTERSSPNTHTHTHSSTDQNSGIKTHNPHTMSQPGEVKKKKRPVMKEEDLKGARSKLGLKGEPKSKTYEVMVECERMGEGGSLCFQWGEVWRRDSTGEA; encoded by the exons ATGGACTGGACAGAGCGGAGcagtccaaacacacacacacacacacacagctccactGACCAGAACTCTGGGATTAAGACACACAACCCACACACCATGTCTCAG CCCGGTGAGGTAAAGAAGAAGAAGCGTCCTGTGATGAAGGAGGAAGACCTGAAAGGAGCCCGCAGCAAACTGGGGCTAAAGGGCGAGCCCAAGAGTAAGACTTATGAGGTCATGGTAGAGTGTG AGCGTATGGGGGAAGGTGGCTCCCTCTGTTTTCAGTGGGGTGAAGTCTGGAGGAGAGACAGTACTGGAGAAGCCTAA